From the genome of Vicia villosa cultivar HV-30 ecotype Madison, WI linkage group LG2, Vvil1.0, whole genome shotgun sequence, one region includes:
- the LOC131653057 gene encoding polypyrimidine tract-binding protein homolog 3-like codes for MAEPSKVIHVRNVGHEISENDLLQLFQPFGVITKLVMLRAKNQALLQMQEIPSAVSAIQFYENAQPSIRGRNVYVQFSSHQELTTVDQNQGREDEPNRILLVTVHQMLYPITVDVLQQVFSPHGYVEKVVTFQKSAGFQALIQYETRQSAITARTALQGRNIYDGCCQLDIQFSNLDELQVNYNNDRSRDFTNPNLPTEQKGRPSQSGYGDAGYGVQGSGPRSAGFSQMGNAAAVAAAFGGDFPPGITGTNDRCTLLVTNLNPDRIDEDKLFNLFSIYGNIVRIKILRNKPDHALVQMGDGFQAELAVYFLKGSMLFGKRMEVNFSKHPNITQGADTHEYISSNLNRFNRNAAKNYRYCCSPTRIIHLSSLPQDINEEEIASLLQEHGIIVNCKVFEMNGKKQSLVQFENEEEATEALVCKHATPLSGSVVRISFSQLQNI; via the exons ATGGCTGAACCTTCCAAGGTTATTCATGTTCGCAATGTTGGTCATGAGATATCTGAA AATGATTTGCTTCAGCTATTTCAACCTTTTGGAGTCATAACAAAGCTTGTGATGTTGCGTGCTAAAAATCAG GCTCTTCTCCAAATGCAAGAAATTCCTTCTGCAGTTAGTGCTATACAGTTCTATGAAAATGCCCAACCAAGCATAAG GGGGAGAAATGTTTATGTCCAGTTTTCCTCTCATCAAGAACTGACGACGGTGGATCAAAATCAAGGACGAGAAGATGAG CCAAATCGAATTCTCTTAGTCACGGTTCATCAAATGCTCTATCCTATAACAGTGGATGTGCTACAACAAGTATTCTCTCCTCATGGATATGTGGAAAAGGTTGTAACATTTCAGAAGTCAGCTG GCTTCCAGGCTCTCATCCAGTATGAAACTCGCCAAAGTGCCATTACTGCCAGAACTGCACTTCAG GGACGCAATATTTATGACGGTTGCTGTCAGCTGGATATTCAGTTCTCAAA CCTTGATGAACTACAAGTGAACTACAATAATGACCGTTCAAG GGACTTTACGAACCCAAATCTGCCTACAGAGCAGAAAGGCCGACCTTCACAA TCTGGATATGGCGATGCAGGATATGGGGTTCAAGGTTCTGGACCCAGATCAG CTGGATTCTCTCAG ATGGGCAATGCTGCGGCTGTTGCAGCTGCTTTTGGGGGAGATTTTCCTCCGGGAATAACTGGAACAAATGacaggtgtacacttcttgtcactaaTCTCAATCCTGAT AGAATCGATGAGGATAAACTGTTCAACTTGTTCTCCATTTATGGGAACATTGTCAGAATCAAAATACTCCGGAATAAACCAGATCATGCACTTGTTCAGATGGGGGATGGTTTCCAAGCTGAGTTGGCAGTATATTTTCTGAAG GGATCAATGCTATTTGGAAAGCGAATGGAGGTGAACTTCTCAAAGCATCCGAACATAACCCAAGGTGCTGATACACATGAATACATAAGCTCAAATCTCAATCGGTTCAACCGAAATGCTGCTAAAAACTATCGCTATTGCTGCTCGCCGACAAGGATCATCCACTTGTCCTCCCTCCCACAAGACATTAATGAAGAGGAGATTGCAAGTCTTCTACAGGAGCATGGAATCATTGTCAACTGCAAAGTCTTTGAGATGAATGGGAAAAAGCAGTCTCTTGTTCAATTCGAGAACGAGGAAGAGGCAACTGAAGCCCTTGTATGCAAGCATGCAACTCCACTTTCTGGCTCTGTGGTTCGCATCTCCTTTTCGCAGTTGCAGAATATATGA
- the LOC131653058 gene encoding 5-formyltetrahydrofolate cyclo-ligase-like protein COG0212, with the protein MDTQAFRLCYPLSFTNKTNNNYTIKTLSSLWNKTHLKSRSCRFFKLEATNSINNNTPFNEAAYEAERLTLDAEARKSMAAERENSSLQDDPKAWKWIIRKRIWDMMEANNFSQNPRPVHHRIPNFVGASLAAEKMRELDVFRGAQCVKVNPDSPQKQVRFLTLSDGKKLLTPQPRLRTGFFSVIESNMLTLGTIKEACTSVGVAKYGRPIGLDEKIKVDLIVIGSVAVDPNTGARLGKGEGFAELEYGMLRYMGAIDDSTLVVTSVHECQLVDDIPVEKLLIHDVPVDIICTPTKVIFTHTSIPKPQGIYWDKLSPEKLGQIRILRELKRRIEQETGQKLPTGPSEKLPPTAQRGRRA; encoded by the exons ATGGACACACAAGCATTTCGGTTATGCTATCCATTATCATTCACCAACAAAACCAACAACAACTACACCATCAAAACACTCTCTTCTCTTTGGAACAAAACCCACCTCAAATCTCGCAGTTGCAGGTTCTTCAAACTGGAAGCCACCAACAGCATCAACAACAACACCCCCTTCAATGAGGCTGCTTACGAGGCGGAGCGCCTCACCCTCGACGCTGAAGCTCGCAAATCCATGGCGGCTGAGAGAGAGAATTCTTCTCTCCAAGATGATCCCAAAGCTTGGAAATGGATAATCCGAAAGCGAATTTGGGATATGATGGAAGCTAATAATTTTTCACAAAATCCGAGACCTGTTCATCATAGAATCCCCAATTTTGTTGGTGCTTCCCTTGCCGCTGAAAAG ATGAGGGAGCTAGATGTGTTTCGCGGTGCACAATGTGTGAAGGTTAATCCAGATTCTCCTCAGAAACAAGTCAGATTTCTCACTCTTTCAG ATGGAAAGAAGTTGTTAACTCCTCAACCACGCCTGAGGACAGGTTTTTTCTCTGTAATCGAGTCCAATATGTTAACTTTGGGTACCATCAAGGAAGCCTGTACTTCTGTTGGTGTTGCCAAATATGGACGACCAATCGGATTAGATGAAAAGATAAAGGTAGATCTCATTGTTATTGGATCTGTTGCTGTTGACCCGAATACAGGTGCTCGATTAGGAAAAGGAGAG GGATTTGCAGAACTTGAATATGGTATGCTGCGGTATATGGGAGCTATTGACGATTCAACACTAGTTGTTACCTCTG TGCATGAATGCCAATTGGTGGATGATATTCCAGTTGAAAAGTTGTTAATCCATGATGTACCTGTTGATATCATTTGTACTCCAACCAAGGTCATTTTTACACACACATCCATTCCAAAGCCTCAAG GAATTTATTGGGACAAATTGTCTCCTGAGAAGCTGGGACAAATTCGTATACTTAGAGAGCTCAAAAGGAGGATTGAACAAGAGACTGGACAAAAGCTTCCTACTGGTCCATCAGAGAAATTACCTCCTACTGCTCAACGAGGTAGAAGGGCTTAA